A section of the Gammaproteobacteria bacterium genome encodes:
- a CDS encoding pilin, which translates to MKKFQQGFTLIELMIVVAIIGILAAVAIPAYQDYTVRAKVSEALSLASAAKTGVSEWYATNSSLAATNASVGLPDQFSIYGNSVRSVGIAGSGVITVTLQTTNLPADAGG; encoded by the coding sequence ATGAAGAAGTTCCAACAGGGCTTTACGCTCATCGAGCTGATGATCGTAGTGGCCATCATCGGTATCCTGGCGGCGGTTGCTATTCCCGCCTATCAGGACTATACGGTCCGCGCCAAGGTTTCTGAGGCGCTGAGCCTGGCCTCGGCGGCGAAGACCGGGGTGTCCGAGTGGTATGCGACCAACTCCTCGTTGGCCGCTACTAACGCCTCGGTCGGTTTGCCGGATCAGTTCAGCATTTACGGTAATTCGGTGCGCTCGGTCGGCATTGCCGGTAGCGGTGTCATCACCGTGACCCTGCAGACCACGAACTTACCGGCCGACGCGGGGGGCA